One genomic segment of Carassius auratus strain Wakin unplaced genomic scaffold, ASM336829v1 scaf_tig00011616, whole genome shotgun sequence includes these proteins:
- the LOC113073213 gene encoding myelin-associated glycoprotein-like gives MKNYLSSLQMTLRMFAADLLVFSSILSAAWCQSGLKVSYPKTLNSTSGSCLLIPCLFNISKEKENILESSPVVTWRRASLWNLYDTVNFTNAHRQKEPVVEVLGDLRKKNCTSVLRNLSSQHSDRYFFRIQTTTFNTTETTAVNINVSDSLAEPDVTVPVLREGEEVNLTCTAPAPCPSQPPNVNWAPALGGDVTQRTQMNADGTQSLSAILKFIPSFHHHELKVNCVSIHPLHRDDRPLLSHKTVILSVEYPPKKTWISVSGSVWLGNNVTLTCQSNANPPAVHRWFLKRAGVEEELNVSHVFSFTAAQNNTGEYICEAHNRYGAMNSTNQQITVPGISFTGFLSILAVVLLLIFALLILIIYRRYKEPVRSNGNSPIPHH, from the exons ATGAAAAACTACTTAAG CTCACTTCAGATGACTCTCAGAATGTTTGCTGCAGATCTTCTTGTATTCAGCTCTATTCTATCAG CTGCCTGGTGTCAGTCAGGTCTGAAAGTATCGTACCCCAAAACCCTGAACAGCACCAGTGGCTCTTGTCTTCTGATTCCCTGCCTATTCAACATTTCAAAGGAGAAAGAAAACATTCTTGAGAGTTCACCAGTAGTTACATGGAGACGAGCATCTCTGTGGAATCTCTATGATACAGTTAATTTCACCAACGCTCACCGTCAGAAGGAACCTGTGGTGGAAGTGCTGGGTGACCTACGAAAGAAGAACTGCACTTCTGTCCTGAGAAACCTCAGCAGCCAGCATTCAGATCGCTACTTCTTCAGGATTCAAACTACCACCTTCAACACGACTGAAACAACAGCTGTGAATATAAATGTGTCAG ATTCCTTGGCTGAGCCGGATGTAACTGTGCCGGTGCTCAGGGAGGGTGAGGAGGTGAATCTGACCTGCACTGCTCCAGCTCCCTGCCCCAGTCAGCCTCCAAATGTAAACTGGGCTCCTGCATTAGGTGGTGATGTAACACAGAGGACACAGATGAACGCTGATGGGACTCAGAGTCTTTCTGCCATCTTGAAATTCATCCCGTCGTTCCACCATCATGAGCTGAAAGTGAACTGTGTTTCCATTCATCCTCTACACAGAGATGACAGACCCCTGCTCAGCCACAAGACCGTCATCCTCAGTGTGGAGT ATCCTCCAAAGAAAACATGGATCTCTGTCTCAGGGTCGGTCTGGCTTGGTAATAATGTGACCCTCACCTGTCAAAGTAATGCCAACCCTCCTGCGGTccacaggtggttcctgaagagAGCAGGTGTAGAAGAAGAACTGAACGTCTCACATGTGTTTTCCTTCACTGCGGCACAAAATAACACTGGGGAATACATTTGTGAGGCACATAATCGATACGGTGCAATGAACTCCACAAACCAGCAGATCACTGTCCCAG GCATATCCTTCACTGGCTTCCTCTCCATTTTGGCAGTTGTATTATTGCTTATATTTGcacttcttattcttattatttaccGAAG ATATAAAGAACCAGTCAGAAGT AATGGGAATTCTCCAATACCTCATCACTGA